A genomic window from Candidatus Pelagisphaera phototrophica includes:
- a CDS encoding pyridoxal-phosphate-dependent aminotransferase family protein — MKTPTLETLLLGPGPCNISEDVREALSRPLLGHLDPGFIAVMETVKGQLRQVFDTKNTVTFPISATGSAGMEFLLANFLEPGDKIVVGVNGVFGGRVAALSEKLGAKVIRMEQEWGRAIDSETFCQVVKENSPKIAALVNGETSTGVYQPMSGIGDACRDAGSLLFVDCVTSLAGMPVHIDKWGADLVFSGTQKCIGVPPGLAPVTVSERALEVYRQRSKPTPSFYFDLDAILAYVDGEGGRSYHHTAPISMVFALEAGLNKILAEGLQTRWERHEDAAAYLRSELAVFGFEPVVPLGERLNPLTTLYLPRGLDDAVIRGKLLNDHQIEVGAGLGPLAGKIWRIGLMACNAQRSSVDRLVEALKTVL; from the coding sequence GTGAAAACACCAACGCTAGAAACTCTACTCCTCGGCCCAGGGCCGTGCAATATTTCTGAGGATGTTCGCGAAGCGCTTTCACGACCTTTGCTGGGTCACTTGGATCCAGGATTCATTGCGGTTATGGAGACTGTAAAAGGTCAACTTCGCCAAGTCTTCGATACTAAGAATACGGTTACGTTTCCGATTTCTGCGACGGGTAGTGCCGGTATGGAGTTTCTTTTGGCGAACTTCCTTGAACCCGGAGATAAAATCGTCGTGGGGGTCAACGGCGTGTTTGGCGGACGTGTGGCTGCCTTGTCTGAAAAATTGGGAGCGAAAGTTATCCGCATGGAGCAAGAATGGGGAAGAGCCATCGACTCCGAGACCTTTTGCCAAGTCGTCAAAGAGAACTCCCCCAAAATTGCGGCTCTGGTTAATGGGGAAACGTCCACGGGCGTTTATCAGCCAATGAGTGGCATTGGAGATGCTTGTCGCGATGCGGGGTCCCTGCTGTTTGTTGACTGCGTTACATCCCTCGCCGGTATGCCGGTTCACATCGATAAATGGGGGGCCGACCTCGTTTTCTCTGGAACGCAAAAATGCATTGGGGTGCCTCCGGGATTAGCTCCGGTCACGGTTTCCGAGCGAGCACTTGAGGTCTATCGCCAGCGCTCGAAACCGACACCCAGCTTTTACTTCGATCTGGACGCGATTTTGGCCTATGTTGATGGGGAAGGTGGCCGGAGCTATCACCACACCGCGCCGATTAGTATGGTGTTCGCCCTAGAAGCCGGATTGAACAAAATCCTCGCTGAAGGCCTCCAAACCCGATGGGAACGGCATGAGGATGCGGCAGCTTACTTGAGGTCGGAATTGGCCGTATTCGGATTTGAGCCGGTCGTTCCACTAGGAGAACGATTAAACCCGTTGACGACCCTCTACCTTCCCCGCGGATTAGACGATGCGGTCATCCGCGGCAAACTCCTCAACGATCATCAGATTGAAGTCGGTGCGGGCCTGGGTCCACTCGCAGGCAAAATCTGGCGAATCGGTTTGATGGCGTGTAATGCACAGCGAAGCTCGGTTGATCGGCTTGTTGAGGCGCTGAAGACGGTTTTGTGA
- a CDS encoding ATP-binding protein — MNPAILDRFLRYAQLIKIKGKSYRLRNQSCPKTA, encoded by the coding sequence TTGAACCCGGCTATCCTAGACCGCTTCCTTCGCTATGCCCAACTTATCAAAATAAAAGGCAAAAGCTACCGGTTGAGAAATCAGTCTTGCCCTAAAACCGCATGA
- a CDS encoding glycoside hydrolase family 5 protein: MNKNGFRISRGTNISHLFVDKHLPRGDRKSYFNERDISQILKLGFDHIRIPFVEDRLWFSNGEKNAEAFSQLNHVVNQSIKAGLKVILCFQELKSHQFSSMGAITPALFLDSNEVDLFCDKWSELSSHFKSTPESSLAYELLNEPLAPSDEDWNNVLAQIYNFIRKKEPNRTLVIGPNFFQWPVKMKHLKLDARDQNIIRSFHFYHPHLFTHNKTPWSATGKYEGPVTYPGRPVPKQFEKELESLGPYPKRENLPVTLTIIQNILKDVDSNPKQAMHPIHCGEFGCYHKVPLELQKLWFYDVVSSFEKAGIAWTQWDWKGNFGILDKDTWRPSGIHLAMGLNTPKWGFPKIPGSTLKEKLRHRASRVLAKFPPLYTLLKTIKK; the protein is encoded by the coding sequence ATGAATAAAAATGGTTTTCGCATCAGCAGAGGAACAAATATCTCCCATCTATTCGTCGACAAGCACCTTCCACGCGGCGACCGAAAAAGCTATTTCAACGAAAGAGACATTTCTCAGATTCTGAAACTCGGCTTTGACCATATCAGAATACCTTTCGTTGAAGATCGATTATGGTTTAGTAATGGTGAAAAAAACGCCGAAGCATTCTCGCAACTTAATCATGTAGTAAACCAATCAATCAAGGCAGGCCTCAAGGTTATCCTATGTTTTCAGGAACTTAAATCACACCAATTTTCTTCAATGGGTGCTATAACACCGGCACTATTTTTAGACTCAAACGAAGTTGACCTCTTTTGTGATAAATGGTCCGAATTGTCCTCACATTTCAAAAGCACGCCAGAGAGTTCCTTAGCCTATGAATTGCTTAACGAACCCCTCGCCCCTTCGGACGAAGACTGGAACAATGTGCTAGCCCAGATCTACAATTTCATTCGAAAGAAAGAACCAAACAGAACGCTCGTAATTGGTCCAAACTTTTTTCAATGGCCAGTAAAGATGAAGCATCTAAAACTAGATGCAAGAGATCAAAACATCATCCGATCTTTCCACTTCTACCACCCCCACCTATTCACTCATAATAAAACTCCCTGGAGTGCTACGGGAAAATATGAAGGTCCTGTCACCTACCCCGGTCGCCCTGTTCCAAAGCAATTCGAAAAAGAGCTAGAATCCCTAGGACCCTACCCGAAAAGGGAAAACCTACCCGTCACCTTAACTATCATACAGAATATACTAAAAGACGTCGATAGCAACCCCAAACAGGCAATGCATCCAATCCATTGCGGAGAATTTGGCTGTTACCATAAAGTACCCCTGGAATTACAAAAACTCTGGTTCTACGACGTAGTCAGTTCATTCGAAAAAGCGGGGATAGCTTGGACACAATGGGACTGGAAAGGGAATTTTGGAATTCTCGACAAGGATACCTGGAGACCATCAGGAATCCATCTAGCAATGGGATTGAATACCCCGAAATGGGGTTTTCCAAAAATTCCAGGCTCAACTCTAAAAGAAAAGCTGAGGCATCGGGCTTCGAGAGTATTGGCTAAGTTCCCACCGCTATACACTCTCCTCAAAACCATTAAGAAATAA
- a CDS encoding IS3 family transposase: protein MDRESGLSKEAISKTYRLSKGRFGYRPIQAHLREKSFGYGRDRALRLTREIGIQDEQSNRYKPYGTDIPHDHGSLNLLKANRKPSTLDEVCLAATTYPKIDEQLLYSATVMDLFSRRIRGRSV from the coding sequence ATGGACCGCGAGAGCGGTCTTTCAAAAGAAGCTATATCCAAGACATACCGGCTGTCGAAGGGGCGTTTCGGGTATCGTCCAATCCAAGCTCACTTGCGGGAAAAAAGCTTTGGCTACGGGAGAGATCGCGCTTTGCGGCTGACTCGCGAAATCGGCATCCAGGACGAACAGAGCAATCGCTACAAGCCTTATGGAACCGACATCCCACACGACCACGGCAGCCTGAACCTGCTCAAAGCCAACCGCAAGCCCAGCACGCTGGACGAGGTCTGTTTAGCTGCCACCACTTACCCAAAGATCGATGAGCAGTTGTTGTACTCGGCGACAGTCATGGACTTGTTCAGCCGGCGGATCCGGGGCCGGAGCGTTTAG
- a CDS encoding glycoside hydrolase family 2 TIM barrel-domain containing protein — translation MKKFIVYYAIVVGVVAFVSFFLHKSEDPIWAFVKEEGAWVLKKNGNSFFIRGAVMHHKVSRPELFKKIGGNVVRIEANLDLIRKAYDSGLYSHVNLPILHQRDGMDWDCEAQVKELEMKIIEIVNKLKHHPGILMWSLGNEHAIIPGSDVMEGGYNKNVWERLDKIAKKIKKEDPDHLVGYAVSPFNVEQKLSEIVEYSQNLDYIGLNTYEKMKENLLTAISVWKKPILITEWGIDGWWSKNWKGHRTARVESTSFEKSRLIGERCRVLESSRNLCVGGIVFFWGDRDEQSSTYWGLLHEDRKTDSIGALAVVWGGDLIREPTLELSRPNIENPNGAKIKKVQFVRRKEKKSLKENESLSVGLEGGQLYEASVFVENASEREIDYSWEIRNGLGKKVYGKSIKKLVLLEGLIVGEEGAKITFRAPKENGIYRIHAFAAEGEDYVAYSNTIFTVGRVKPKEKKEIDKKFENDLPTLIPCDLGPTKTS, via the coding sequence ATGAAAAAATTTATTGTATACTATGCTATTGTTGTTGGCGTCGTCGCATTTGTATCTTTCTTCCTTCACAAAAGCGAAGATCCAATTTGGGCCTTCGTTAAAGAAGAGGGAGCATGGGTTCTGAAAAAGAACGGAAACAGCTTCTTTATCAGGGGAGCAGTCATGCATCATAAAGTCAGTCGTCCAGAGTTGTTTAAAAAGATTGGCGGTAATGTAGTAAGAATAGAAGCTAATCTGGATTTGATCCGTAAAGCTTATGATAGCGGATTGTATTCTCACGTGAACTTGCCGATACTTCATCAACGAGACGGGATGGATTGGGATTGTGAAGCTCAAGTAAAAGAGCTAGAGATGAAAATTATCGAAATTGTTAATAAGTTAAAGCATCATCCGGGAATATTAATGTGGTCCTTGGGTAATGAGCACGCAATTATCCCTGGCTCAGATGTGATGGAGGGTGGGTATAATAAAAACGTTTGGGAAAGATTAGATAAAATAGCGAAAAAAATTAAAAAGGAAGACCCCGACCATCTTGTGGGCTACGCGGTATCTCCGTTTAACGTGGAGCAGAAGCTTAGTGAAATCGTAGAGTACAGCCAAAACTTGGACTATATTGGACTAAATACGTATGAAAAAATGAAAGAAAATTTGTTAACGGCCATCTCTGTGTGGAAAAAGCCAATATTAATAACAGAGTGGGGGATCGATGGATGGTGGAGTAAAAATTGGAAAGGGCACCGGACAGCAAGAGTGGAGTCTACGAGTTTTGAAAAGAGCAGACTTATTGGTGAGAGATGCCGGGTCCTGGAGAGCTCAAGAAACCTTTGTGTTGGAGGTATTGTTTTTTTCTGGGGTGACAGAGATGAGCAAAGTTCAACTTACTGGGGATTGCTACATGAAGATCGTAAGACGGATTCCATTGGTGCCCTTGCGGTTGTGTGGGGCGGAGATTTAATTAGGGAACCTACTCTGGAGCTAAGCAGACCAAACATCGAAAATCCGAACGGTGCAAAAATAAAAAAAGTTCAATTCGTACGTAGGAAAGAAAAAAAATCGCTAAAAGAGAACGAAAGCCTATCTGTCGGGTTAGAGGGCGGACAACTGTATGAGGCATCGGTGTTCGTAGAAAATGCTTCTGAGCGAGAGATTGATTACAGTTGGGAGATTCGCAATGGACTTGGAAAAAAGGTATATGGAAAAAGTATAAAAAAATTAGTGCTTTTGGAGGGGCTTATCGTGGGAGAAGAAGGCGCAAAGATAACCTTTAGAGCACCGAAAGAAAATGGTATATATCGAATACATGCGTTTGCGGCAGAGGGCGAAGATTATGTTGCCTATTCAAATACTATTTTTACGGTTGGCCGTGTTAAACCCAAAGAAAAGAAAGAAATAGATAAAAAATTTGAAAACGATCTACCAACTTTGATCCCCTGTGATTTAGGTCCAACAAAGACAAGTTGA
- a CDS encoding ABC transporter ATP-binding protein, translating into MNKSAWSYYLSFYRNKYKQISIIIILSIMQSIAVFPIIFVVNYLIDTVIPEGNLKTLLYACLSLLGLIFTGASLRLVISRMSINTGAKLLKEIREDLISRYYRLPLDYIKNLDTGKTHTIFLADVDRIGAIANVLISTFLPSLFASCVLAGVLINIEWRLFVLLILLSPIQVIVTRFCSEKIRKKVDLHRKSFQFLAKKLWFVLSMAELTRQQNAEATELREQQNNLDEYLKRHVDMDIQKADYGVFQNFITGFCGIITLFTGSYLISIGLISLGELLSFYIGAKFLQTYFNPLIAAIPLLVSGNESLNGVFQLVDTKKSLPYTGTAPINFKGNIRLNNICFSYGSNIVLENASMELAPGKITLLLGPNGSGKSTITNLVMGFYRPGDGFLAAEGIPFDEIKMSDLRSGIAIVPQIPLLFRGSIYENLIYGSNKSTMEEVIECTTKTNAHDFIKNLPNGYNTNLDDVGELISGGEKQLITISRALLRKPKVLILDEPTNHLSDASVNKLLDALANDKLNRTTFIISHECTISKYADEIFKIENHRLNKVY; encoded by the coding sequence ATGAATAAAAGTGCGTGGAGTTATTACTTAAGCTTCTACAGGAATAAATACAAGCAAATCTCCATCATAATTATACTTTCGATTATGCAATCGATCGCGGTATTTCCTATAATTTTTGTAGTTAATTACTTAATTGATACGGTTATACCTGAAGGTAATCTAAAGACTCTACTATATGCTTGCTTATCCTTATTAGGTTTAATATTTACCGGAGCAAGCTTGAGGCTTGTCATAAGTCGCATGTCAATAAATACTGGGGCCAAGCTGTTGAAAGAGATCAGAGAGGACTTGATCTCGCGTTACTACAGACTTCCTCTCGATTATATTAAAAACCTTGATACCGGGAAAACGCACACGATATTTCTTGCTGACGTTGATCGTATCGGAGCAATAGCGAATGTGTTGATCTCCACCTTTTTACCTTCTTTGTTCGCTTCGTGCGTCCTCGCGGGTGTTTTAATTAACATCGAGTGGCGCCTATTTGTCTTACTAATTTTATTATCCCCTATTCAAGTAATCGTAACACGATTTTGCTCGGAAAAAATAAGGAAAAAAGTCGATTTACACCGTAAGTCTTTTCAGTTCTTGGCTAAAAAATTGTGGTTTGTTTTATCGATGGCCGAATTAACGAGGCAGCAAAATGCAGAAGCGACTGAATTAAGAGAACAACAAAATAACCTAGATGAATACCTGAAGCGACATGTGGATATGGATATCCAAAAAGCAGATTATGGTGTTTTTCAAAATTTTATAACTGGATTTTGTGGAATTATTACTCTGTTTACGGGAAGCTATTTGATATCTATCGGTCTTATAAGCTTGGGTGAATTATTGTCCTTTTATATTGGTGCTAAGTTTTTGCAGACTTATTTTAATCCCCTGATAGCCGCGATACCGTTATTGGTGTCCGGTAATGAATCGCTTAACGGGGTTTTCCAATTAGTGGACACGAAGAAGTCTTTACCGTATACGGGTACCGCCCCAATAAATTTCAAAGGAAATATACGATTAAATAATATCTGTTTCAGTTATGGTAGTAATATTGTTTTGGAAAACGCGTCCATGGAGCTAGCTCCAGGCAAGATTACGTTATTGTTGGGGCCGAATGGTTCAGGTAAAAGCACTATCACGAATTTGGTCATGGGATTTTACCGACCTGGAGATGGTTTTCTGGCGGCAGAAGGAATCCCCTTTGATGAAATCAAAATGAGTGATTTAAGATCTGGGATAGCGATCGTTCCGCAAATTCCGCTCCTGTTTCGAGGATCCATTTACGAGAATCTTATATACGGTTCTAACAAGTCGACAATGGAGGAAGTAATTGAATGTACGACTAAAACAAATGCGCACGATTTTATAAAAAACTTACCGAATGGCTATAACACTAATCTCGATGATGTTGGGGAATTGATTTCAGGAGGGGAGAAACAGCTAATTACCATTAGTCGTGCATTATTGCGAAAACCAAAAGTATTAATATTAGATGAGCCAACTAATCATTTGAGTGATGCATCGGTTAATAAACTATTAGACGCGCTAGCTAACGATAAATTAAACAGAACTACTTTTATTATATCTCATGAATGCACGATTTCTAAGTATGCTGATGAAATCTTTAAGATAGAGAACCACAGGTTGAATAAAGTATACTAA
- a CDS encoding glycosyltransferase family 4 protein: MPEQLQTNKGPEAYYKLASVWLLRGKADLAVEAYRNALDVDPFFVPACLELSALLIERSEFEEALSLCLRAIDGNPNNRLLLDRIKTIREKKASGVEKRQKSLSGIIGPRRIKNDERQAILVYSDCSGKDGAEQCSHIIMLDLEEAGYRVVCAQPFAEHSLVAERMRLGIEHYWLGEENLYAATDIKGLSLEDCQDLFSVVKPDLVFFSDGSPFSSLHAKKKAIEMGIPFVILTHCVNKQWRVERAPLMGDLRLVFENAEELVSVSNKNLIDLRANFSLPVNKGRVIYNGRPDKFFQKRDLSTRLRIRKELEISKNAVVCTTIGRMEVMKGYQYLLSAIEILKNTTIWPELQFVWIGNGTLENRFRSMAAEMGVDDSIHFLGSRNDIEDVLDASDLFVLPSQYEGMPLSVIEAMAKRLPVIASNVSGIPEALGSTGFLIPDPRANPTLASEQISSVIETWGPRIRNGEKMGQNAYERACKLFKSKKMLQSYRELVSLKLTKKLPQTYEIPTLASVQTEDFGSVGEGV, encoded by the coding sequence ATGCCAGAGCAATTACAGACTAATAAAGGACCTGAAGCATACTATAAGTTAGCTAGTGTGTGGTTGTTGCGTGGCAAGGCAGACCTGGCTGTCGAAGCGTATCGCAACGCGCTTGATGTTGATCCTTTTTTCGTGCCAGCGTGTTTGGAGCTTTCCGCGTTGTTGATCGAACGTTCGGAATTTGAGGAGGCTCTCTCCCTTTGCCTGCGTGCAATCGACGGGAATCCAAACAATCGGTTGCTCTTGGACCGAATCAAAACGATCAGAGAGAAAAAAGCGAGCGGAGTAGAGAAGCGCCAAAAATCCCTATCCGGAATAATTGGACCTCGTCGCATTAAGAACGATGAAAGGCAAGCGATTCTAGTGTATTCAGATTGCTCGGGCAAAGATGGGGCGGAGCAATGTAGCCACATAATAATGCTGGATCTTGAAGAAGCCGGCTATCGAGTCGTTTGCGCCCAGCCCTTCGCGGAGCATTCGCTGGTAGCTGAACGTATGAGACTCGGGATTGAGCACTATTGGTTAGGGGAGGAAAATCTCTATGCTGCTACAGATATAAAAGGGCTCTCGCTCGAAGATTGCCAAGATCTCTTTTCAGTGGTTAAACCTGATCTGGTGTTTTTCTCAGACGGTTCACCGTTTTCAAGCCTTCACGCCAAAAAGAAGGCGATAGAAATGGGAATACCCTTTGTCATTCTTACTCATTGCGTAAATAAACAGTGGAGGGTGGAAAGAGCCCCGCTCATGGGTGACTTGCGACTAGTTTTCGAAAATGCCGAAGAGCTTGTGTCTGTATCCAACAAGAACCTTATCGATCTACGAGCCAATTTCTCTCTCCCAGTCAACAAAGGCCGAGTCATTTATAATGGGCGTCCTGACAAATTTTTTCAGAAACGCGACCTATCCACTCGATTGCGTATTCGTAAAGAGTTAGAAATTTCGAAGAACGCTGTGGTTTGTACGACAATTGGTCGCATGGAGGTTATGAAAGGGTACCAGTACCTGCTATCGGCGATTGAAATTTTAAAGAATACTACTATCTGGCCAGAGCTCCAGTTTGTTTGGATCGGCAATGGTACCCTAGAGAATCGCTTTCGTTCAATGGCTGCTGAAATGGGAGTGGATGATTCAATACATTTTCTTGGTTCTCGGAATGATATCGAGGATGTCTTGGATGCCTCGGACCTCTTTGTTTTACCTTCTCAGTACGAAGGGATGCCGCTCTCGGTAATCGAAGCAATGGCGAAGCGTTTACCGGTAATCGCAAGTAATGTAAGCGGAATACCTGAAGCTCTCGGCTCCACTGGGTTTTTGATCCCTGATCCGCGAGCGAATCCGACTCTGGCGTCGGAACAGATATCTTCCGTTATAGAAACATGGGGTCCACGAATTAGGAACGGTGAGAAAATGGGGCAGAATGCGTACGAACGAGCCTGCAAGCTTTTTAAATCAAAAAAGATGCTGCAATCATACCGCGAACTCGTGTCCTTAAAACTAACTAAAAAGCTTCCGCAGACTTACGAGATTCCAACGCTGGCATCCGTTCAAACGGAAGATTTTGGATCAGTGGGCGAAGGTGTTTGA
- a CDS encoding tetratricopeptide repeat protein, with protein MKSAAEIKFHLGKVWKLKGDRKMARITFQAAVELDSDFVDARIALADMLLDEGEITEALHHYDTALEVDPKHPKLVFRGHYLKTRVSKKADVSVQEIKSYSNCIDGKICINRQKVFSCHRGGWNLAIDSLKSLHHQDGVYLDSFIEDNFAWKHWKEGVREPNVLKRLMHEGGFEALATSEEKGITPYKRPWIGVIHNPHRMPSWFHPQESPQAIFAKEIWKRSMEHCKGMICLSDYQAEWLRSQVDCPVLSLIHPAEIPKAQFSFERFKQSREKKIVQVGWWLRRLNAIYALPLAEGNAAGYQKIRLVPRFFDDADRYLTELMAKEAENISIPLSKAYSANTHEIQHLPNDEYDSLLSQNIGFVDLYDSGANNTVVECIARATPLLVNKLPSVIQYLGEDYPFYYESHEEAAEKALDMELIKKTNGYLKQCSTRGKLSFDFFYESFKSSDLYRSLPLPGKTV; from the coding sequence ATGAAATCAGCTGCAGAAATAAAATTCCACCTGGGCAAGGTTTGGAAATTGAAGGGCGATCGTAAAATGGCGCGAATTACTTTTCAGGCTGCCGTGGAGCTGGATAGTGATTTTGTCGATGCTCGAATCGCTCTCGCTGACATGCTGCTGGACGAAGGCGAAATAACGGAAGCCCTTCATCATTATGATACTGCTTTGGAGGTCGATCCAAAGCATCCGAAACTTGTCTTTCGCGGTCATTATCTAAAGACGCGGGTTAGCAAGAAGGCGGATGTTTCGGTTCAAGAAATTAAGTCGTATTCAAACTGTATTGACGGAAAAATTTGTATCAACCGGCAGAAAGTGTTTTCGTGCCATCGAGGCGGTTGGAATCTGGCAATCGATTCGTTAAAGAGCCTTCATCATCAAGATGGTGTGTACCTCGATTCGTTCATAGAGGACAACTTCGCCTGGAAACACTGGAAGGAAGGAGTGCGTGAGCCAAATGTACTGAAGAGGCTTATGCACGAAGGAGGTTTCGAGGCCTTAGCAACGTCTGAAGAGAAGGGTATTACTCCATACAAACGTCCTTGGATTGGAGTTATCCATAATCCTCATCGCATGCCTTCTTGGTTCCATCCTCAAGAGAGTCCGCAGGCGATCTTTGCGAAAGAGATCTGGAAACGAAGCATGGAGCACTGTAAAGGCATGATTTGCCTTTCAGATTACCAGGCGGAATGGTTGCGTTCCCAGGTTGATTGCCCTGTCTTAAGCTTAATCCACCCTGCTGAAATTCCAAAGGCTCAATTTAGTTTTGAACGTTTTAAACAGAGCCGTGAGAAGAAGATTGTACAAGTCGGCTGGTGGCTTCGTAGGCTCAATGCGATTTATGCTCTTCCATTGGCCGAGGGAAACGCTGCTGGTTATCAAAAAATTAGGCTTGTTCCGCGGTTCTTCGACGACGCGGATCGCTACTTGACGGAACTTATGGCTAAGGAAGCGGAAAATATTAGCATCCCGCTGTCCAAAGCGTATTCCGCGAATACGCACGAGATCCAACACCTTCCCAACGATGAATACGATAGCCTTTTGAGCCAGAATATAGGATTTGTGGATCTATATGATTCCGGCGCAAACAACACGGTAGTCGAATGCATTGCCCGTGCAACTCCGCTACTCGTGAACAAACTCCCAAGCGTGATCCAGTATTTGGGAGAAGACTATCCATTTTACTACGAATCCCATGAAGAGGCGGCGGAAAAAGCACTCGACATGGAACTAATTAAGAAAACAAACGGTTACCTAAAGCAGTGTTCCACTCGCGGTAAGCTATCATTCGACTTTTTTTACGAAAGTTTCAAGTCTAGTGATTTGTACCGTTCTTTACCTCTGCCAGGAAAGACCGTTTGA